DNA from Armatimonadota bacterium:
CTCATCGACGACGGTCCAGTCGCGGGACATTTGCGCCTCCAGATGTTCGGATTGCCGCGCGGGAGTCACCGCGCAGAGCTCACTTCTTCTCAGACTCGTCGCCGGACTGCCACCTCTTGGATTTTGGGCCCTTGCGGGCGCTGCCCAGGCTTCCCCCCGGGGGTGGCATGGCAGGCGGCGCAGCTGCCTTGACGTCCTTGCGGGGTGTCAGAGGTGGCGCGGCCGGCGGGGCTGCAGGCGGCGCAGCCGGGGCAACCACGTCGGACTTCGCCGTCTCTCCCCCGGAGGCTTCGGGGTCGGGATGCTCAGAGTGCATCTCGGAGATCGGCACAACTGGAGCGCCTCCGACCAGCTCCTCCATACCGTGGTCAGGGGCCGGGATGGTCTCGAATATCTCTTCGACGTCTTCGTCAACAGTCGGCGTTGGCGCGGTGGGGGCTTCCACCGGTCGCAGCAGAGCGCGGCTGTACACGAGCCCCTGAAGCTTTTCGATCCCCGGCGCGCGGCTCGCGAGGCTGAAAGTGTAGCCGAGGATGAAGGTGCCTACACAGCCGAATGCCGAGAACCACAGGCCGTCTACCTTGGTGGCGAAGGCCACGTAGATCAAGGCTGCCGAGCCCACCAGAGCGCCGAGGAGCGTCCCGATGCCAGTTGCGCGCTTCGTGAGCATCCCCAGCAGGAAAACCCCCAGCAGCGGACCGCCCAGCAGCCCCATGATCTTGTTGGTTGCTTCGACCAGGGTTCCCAGTTTCTCCATCTGGAAGGCAACGGTCATCGCCAGCAGGCCGAAAGTCGCTGTGAGCCAGCGGGAAAGCACGAGCATCCGATCAGGGTCGGGGTCAGACTTCCGGAAGCGGGCATAGAAATCAATCATGCTCGCCGTGGTCAGCGCGTTGAGCCCCGAGGAGACCGTGGACATGGTGGCTGCGAAGATGGCGGCGATGAGCAGGCCGGGTACCCCGTGGGGCAGTTCGTTGACCACGAAATAGGGCATGATCCGGTCGGGCTGCCTCAGGTTGGTGGGCATGCTCTCCGGGTGGCTCTGATAGAATGCGTACAGCACCGCGCCCATCAGATAGAAGATCACCACGATGGGGACGGTGACGATGAGCTTGAACCAGAGAGACTTCTGCGCTTCCGGCAGGCTCTTCGCGGTCAGGTACCGCTGAACTGAGATCTGATCAGTGCCCATCTGCACCAGGTTTGAGAAGAAAGGTCCGATGAGACAGCCCCAGAGAGTGAAGCGCGCGGTCAGGCTCCAGGATGTATCCCGGAAGATATTGAACTTCTCGCCCTCATTGGCAATCTCGATCGCTCCCTGAACACCTCCGGGAATGCGCGATATGGCCATCCAGCCCACGATGAACATCCCGCCGAACAGCACGAAGAACTGCATGACGTCGGTCCAGATGACCGCCTTCATGCCGCCAAGAGTGGTGTAAATGGTGGTCAGGACAGAGATCGCGATGATGGAGAACCACAGCGGCAACCCGGTGACTTCAGCGATCGCCATTGCAGGCGCATAGATGGCCAAAGCCAGGTAGCAGATGACGCGAATAATGAACATGGCCGAGGACCAGGTGCGGACGCTGATGTCAAATCGTTTCTCCAGGTACTCGTAGGCGCTGTAGAGGTTCAGGTTGTAGAAGAACGGCAGGAAAACCAGGGCGATGATGGGCGTAGCGATGAAGAAGGTGAGGAGTGACACGGCGTAGGTCATGTCATGGTTGAAAACCTCGGTGGGCGCGCCGAGGTAGCTGATGCCACTGAACAGCGCGGCGATCACCGAGATGGACACCATGAACCAATTCATGCTCTGGCCCGCAAGGAAATAGTCCTTGATGGACTTCTGCTCCTTGACGAACCAGACACCGATGGCGACCGACGCCAGGATGTAGAGAGTGAATACGATGTAATCCACGCTGTTGAAGCCGATGAGGTTGAACATGGGCGGGAAAGACCTCCCCCACAGAGGGGAATCGGGTTTTGTTCGGCTCCGGGCAGGGCCGGGCGGGAGCGGCGCCTATTGTGCACGACCCTCTGCCAACCAGTCAATCGCGGCATCCATGAGCGGCATGAAGGGCATCGCCGGGCCGGACTTGACCGGACTGCGCAAGGCTCTCGTGCCCACCAACAGGACCTTCCCGTCAGCCACCACTAAGCGCCCCCCCTGTTCATTTTCCCA
Protein-coding regions in this window:
- a CDS encoding sodium/solute symporter (Members of the Solute:Sodium Symporter (SSS), TC 2.A.21 as described in tcdb.org, catalyze solute:Na+ symport. Known solutes for members of the family include sugars, amino acids, nucleosides, inositols, vitamins, urea or anions, depending on the system.), which gives rise to MFNLIGFNSVDYIVFTLYILASVAIGVWFVKEQKSIKDYFLAGQSMNWFMVSISVIAALFSGISYLGAPTEVFNHDMTYAVSLLTFFIATPIIALVFLPFFYNLNLYSAYEYLEKRFDISVRTWSSAMFIIRVICYLALAIYAPAMAIAEVTGLPLWFSIIAISVLTTIYTTLGGMKAVIWTDVMQFFVLFGGMFIVGWMAISRIPGGVQGAIEIANEGEKFNIFRDTSWSLTARFTLWGCLIGPFFSNLVQMGTDQISVQRYLTAKSLPEAQKSLWFKLIVTVPIVVIFYLMGAVLYAFYQSHPESMPTNLRQPDRIMPYFVVNELPHGVPGLLIAAIFAATMSTVSSGLNALTTASMIDFYARFRKSDPDPDRMLVLSRWLTATFGLLAMTVAFQMEKLGTLVEATNKIMGLLGGPLLGVFLLGMLTKRATGIGTLLGALVGSAALIYVAFATKVDGLWFSAFGCVGTFILGYTFSLASRAPGIEKLQGLVYSRALLRPVEAPTAPTPTVDEDVEEIFETIPAPDHGMEELVGGAPVVPISEMHSEHPDPEASGGETAKSDVVAPAAPPAAPPAAPPLTPRKDVKAAAPPAMPPPGGSLGSARKGPKSKRWQSGDESEKK